Proteins from one Nicotiana tabacum cultivar K326 chromosome 23, ASM71507v2, whole genome shotgun sequence genomic window:
- the LOC107782543 gene encoding putative LRR receptor-like serine/threonine-protein kinase At1g63430: MRTFAFLTVLVTLGLYVVICDAFPSNEVYALNTFKEAIYEDPLLFLSNWNALDSDPCDWAGIFCSMAQDHVIKINISGASLKGFLSPNLHQLSSLQELILHGNVLIGTIPKEIGLLKNLKVLDLGANQLTGPIPPELGNLKDIMKINLQSNGLTGKLPAELGNLKYLEELRLDRNKLQGIVPANNGSDFTSGVHGMYASGASPTGFCRSSQLKVADFSFNFLIGSIPKCLGYLPKSSFQGNCLQHKDPKQRSASLCGGTPPPTSHASTVDNKHRSVEGPRHQASSSKPTWLLALEVVTGVMVGSLFIVALVTGLHKCKSKSSIIPWKKSGSGKDNMTIYVDTGMLKDVVRYSRQELEVACEDFSNIIGSSPDSLVYKGTMKGGPEIAVISLCVKEEHWTAYLELYFQKEVAELARINHENAGKLLGYCRESSPFTRMLVFEYASNGTLYEHLHYGEGCNISWTRRMKIVIGIAKGLTYLHSELDPPFTISELNSNSVYLTEDFSPKLVDFESWKSIISRSEKNSGAISSEGAICVLPNTLESRHLDVQGNTYAFGVLLLEIISGRPPYCKDKGCLVDWAKEFLEVPEVLSYVVDPELKHFKQEDLKVICEVINLCIHPSSSRRTSMKDLCAMLESNIDTSITAELKASSLAWAELALSS; encoded by the exons ATGAGAACTTTTGCTTTTTTAACAGTTTTAGTTACTCTTGGACTGTATGTTGTGATCTGTGATGCTTTTCCATCAAATGAAG TTTATGCTCTCAATACATTCAAGGAAGCTATATATGAAGACCCTCTTCTGTTTTTGTCAAATTGGAATGCCTTAGATTCAGATCCTTGTGATTGGGCCGGAATCTTTTGCTCTATGGCTCAAGATCATGTCATAAAAAT TAACATTTCTGGTGCTTCATTGAAGGGCTTTCTTTCACCCAACTTGCATCAACTCTCTTCTTTGCAAGAACT AATACTGCATGGAAATGTACTGATTGGTACAATACCTAAGGAGATTGGCTTGTTGAAAAACCTAAAGGTCTTGGATTTGGGTGCTAACCAGCTAACAGGACCAATTCCTCCTGAGCTCGGCAATTTGAAAGACATTATGAAAAT AAACCTACAATCCAATGGATTAACGGGGAAATTGCCTGCTGAGCTTGGTAATTTGAAATACCTTGAGGAACTTCGGCTGGACAGGAACAAACTTCAAGGAATAGTGCCTGCTAATAATGGATCAGATTTTACATCTGGCGTACATGGAAT GTATGCCTCTGGTGCCAGCCCTACAGGATTTTGTCGTTCATCCCAACTTAAAGTTGCTGATTTCTCATTCAACTTTCTTATCGGAAGCATACCGAAGTGCTTGGGTTACCTTCCAAA ATCTAGCTTTCAAGGAAATTGCCTTCAGCATAAAGATCCAAAGCAGCGTTCTGCTTCTCTATGTG GTGGAACTCCACCTCCCACTAGCCATGCATCAACAGTCGATAATAAGCACCGGTCTGTTGAAGGACCAAGACATCAGGCTTCTTCTTCCAAGCCCACTTGGCTTTTGGCTTTAGAAGTGGTAACAGGAGTTATGGTAGGTTCTCTCTTCATCGTGGCTCTTGTGACTGGCCTTCACAAGTGTAAAAGCAAATCCTCAATCATACCTTGGAAAAAATCAGGAAGCGGGAAAGATAATATGACGATTTATGTAG ATACTGGTATGCTGAAGGATGTCGTAAGATACAGCAGACAAGAACTTGAGGTAGCTTGTGAAGATTTCAGCAACATCATTGGATCCTCACCAGACAGCTTAGTTTACAAAGGAACAATGAAAGGTGGACCCGAGATAGCTGTAATATCGCTTTGTGTCAAAGAAGAGCATTGGACAGCCTATCTAGAGCTTTATTTTCAGAAAGAG GTGGCAGAATTGGCCAGAATAAATCACGAGAATGCTGGGAAACTTCTAGGCTATTGCAGAGAAAGTAGTCCTTTCACGAGGATGTTGGTGTTTGAGTATGCATCCAATGGGACATTATATGAACACCTTCATT ATGGAGAAGGATGCAACATATCTTGGACACGCCGGATGAAAATAGTTATCGGCATTGCTAAGGGACTGACATATCTACATTCAGAACTTGACCCTCCATTTACTATATCAGAACTGAACTCAAATTCTGTATATCTCACGGAAGATTTTTCTCCCAAG CTTgttgattttgaaagttggaagtcGATAATTTCCAGATCAGAAAAGAATTCGGGTGCTATCAGTAGTGAAGGAGCAATTTGTGTCCTTCCAAATACTCTAGAGAGCCGTCATCTCGATGTCCAGGGTAACACTTATGCATTTGGAGTACTGCTACTGGAAATAATCAGTGGGAGACCTCCATATTGCAAAGACAAAGGGTGCTTAGTAGATTGG GCTAAGGAATTCCTTGAAGTTCCCGAGGTATTATCCTACGTTGTGGATCCAGAGTTGAAACATTTCAAACAAGAGGATCTCAAAGTGATTTGTGAGGTGATTAACCTTTGCATCCACCCGAGTTCGAGCAGGAGGACTTCCATGAAGGACTTGTGTGCTATGTTAGAGAGCAACATTGACACTTCAATCACTGCAGAGCTCAAGGCATCTTCTTTGGCGTGGGCCGAGCTTGCACTTTCATCCTAA